Proteins found in one Bremerella volcania genomic segment:
- a CDS encoding thiamine pyrophosphate-dependent enzyme: MDRDTLRAFLRDMLLARAFEEAAAEQYTKGNIAGFLHLYPGEEAVAVGVIHATEPADYVVSTYREHVHALVRGTPPRQVMAELFGRRDGISRGMGGSMHLFDRERRFMGGYAIVGETYPVAIGVGYAIAMRDLPEVAICFFGDGAVNQGTFHESLNMAALWRLPVLFVCENNHYQIGTEIHRHSAVTEVFRRAAAYNIPAERVDGMDVFKVHEVTSRMLREIRSGGGPRFVECETYRLRGHSMADPGSYRPQIEVRAYASTDPVSAAISEAVPAYPSREQLAGVGRDAIDHVTEHGLGAGHLDPAEVDGIKSEVQQLVQEAVEFAKQSPDPEMAEAWRCLHVNRRNESLI, from the coding sequence ATGGATCGCGACACCCTGCGAGCATTTCTGCGCGATATGCTGCTGGCCCGTGCCTTCGAGGAGGCAGCCGCGGAACAGTACACGAAGGGCAACATCGCGGGCTTTCTGCATTTGTACCCCGGCGAGGAAGCGGTGGCCGTGGGAGTGATCCATGCGACGGAACCAGCTGACTATGTCGTTAGCACTTATCGCGAACACGTTCATGCCCTCGTTCGCGGCACGCCGCCCCGACAAGTGATGGCCGAATTGTTTGGCCGTCGTGACGGGATTAGTCGGGGAATGGGCGGATCGATGCATTTGTTCGATCGCGAGCGTCGGTTCATGGGCGGCTATGCGATTGTGGGTGAAACCTACCCTGTGGCCATCGGCGTCGGCTACGCGATCGCGATGCGCGACCTGCCCGAGGTGGCGATCTGCTTCTTCGGCGATGGCGCGGTGAATCAAGGTACCTTCCACGAGTCGCTGAACATGGCCGCACTGTGGCGATTGCCTGTGCTATTTGTCTGTGAGAATAATCATTACCAGATCGGTACGGAAATACATCGTCATTCGGCAGTGACTGAAGTCTTTAGGCGCGCCGCGGCGTATAACATCCCCGCTGAGCGCGTAGACGGCATGGATGTGTTTAAGGTGCACGAAGTAACGAGCAGGATGCTGCGAGAGATTCGTAGTGGTGGTGGGCCGCGCTTCGTTGAATGCGAAACTTACCGTTTGCGCGGCCACTCGATGGCCGACCCCGGAAGCTATCGTCCCCAAATCGAGGTGAGGGCCTACGCCTCGACTGATCCCGTCTCAGCGGCGATCAGCGAAGCCGTGCCAGCGTATCCCAGTCGCGAGCAGCTGGCAGGTGTTGGACGAGACGCGATTGACCACGTTACCGAACACGGATTGGGTGCCGGACACCTAGATCCCGCGGAGGTGGACGGCATCAAGAGCGAGGTCCAGCAGTTGGTACAGGAGGCGGTCGAATTCGCAAAGCAGAGTCCAGATCCGGAAATGGCTGAGGCTTGGCGATGTTTGCACGTTAATCGACGAAATGAGTCTCTGATATAG
- a CDS encoding carboxymuconolactone decarboxylase family protein, translating into MRDKLKEVAELTHRLKEKYPTEINAFMSFVSKAEAGPALSSREKELINIGISVAGQCEWCIAVHVKHAIKAGASRDEIVEAGFMAVVMHGGPALMYLVPLMKALDEFLPEEDA; encoded by the coding sequence ATGAGAGACAAGCTGAAGGAAGTTGCCGAACTTACACATCGGCTCAAGGAGAAGTACCCGACCGAAATCAATGCCTTTATGTCTTTTGTGAGTAAGGCAGAGGCCGGCCCGGCGCTCAGTAGTCGGGAGAAGGAGTTGATCAACATCGGGATATCGGTGGCCGGACAGTGTGAATGGTGTATTGCCGTGCACGTGAAGCATGCGATCAAGGCCGGGGCAAGTCGCGATGAAATTGTCGAAGCCGGCTTCATGGCCGTGGTGATGCACGGCGGGCCCGCGTTGATGTATCTCGTTCCGTTGATGAAAGCTTTAGACGAGTTCCTGCCGGAAGAGGACGCCTGA
- the csrA gene encoding carbon storage regulator CsrA, whose product MLVLSRKAKQRIVIGENIELVVIAVNGDRVRLGFNAPSDVPIYREEVHRRIQTEQGGLFVADRCNRQTMVLQSQTTEPV is encoded by the coding sequence ATGCTCGTTCTCAGTCGCAAAGCCAAACAACGAATCGTGATTGGCGAGAACATTGAACTGGTCGTGATTGCCGTAAACGGCGACCGCGTAAGACTCGGCTTCAACGCGCCCAGCGATGTGCCGATCTACCGCGAAGAAGTCCATCGACGCATCCAGACTGAACAAGGTGGTCTCTTTGTTGCCGATCGGTGCAACCGCCAAACGATGGTACTGCAATCCCAAACAACCGAACCCGTGTAG